Below is a genomic region from uncultured Erythrobacter sp..
ATGGCCGCCCTGCTCGCAAAATTTCCGGAACTCCAATTCACGACCCTAGAACACAACTGGCGCTCGATGGAAGGCGATCTTTCGAGAGACAGAATCGATATGTTCATCGGACTGTCGCCGGACCGTCATAGCGATCAATTCGACTATCGGAATTTTCCATTGGTGCCGCCAATTTTTGCTTGCCGGGCGGGACATCCGCTTACCAAAAAGAGCACTTTCGAAGTTTCAGACCTTATCTCCTATCCTTATGGAGGGTCCGAGGTGCCGGACTGGTTTCTCAAGCAATTCGTTGACGCATTTCCCGCGCAGTTTGAATCGATTTCATCTTTGAGAGAGATCTTCCTGACGACCCATGAGCTTGGCCTGCTTCGCCAGTTGCTGACCAATACCGATATTTTGGGCCTACTCCCGGAGGCTGTGATCAGGCAGGAAATTCATGCGGGCAAAGTAGCAGTGCTCTCCACGCTGGATCAGTTGATGCCTGTTGAAGTCGCTGGGACGATAGTCACACGGCAGGACCGGTCGCTCCCGCCATCCGCTATTCATCTCTCTGCCATTGTGGAGGATATGGCGCTACGTGGATTTGGTGCGTACCAGAGGCTGGTTCGTTAGCGCCTTGGTAAGGCCATCCAGCTTCATTTTTCGATAGTCGATTTTCTAGCTTCCGTCCGTTAGGCGACCAAGATTGATTGTAAGCGGACGGTCAGTCAGCACTCCCGATAGCGGACGCCAGCCGGGTCGTGGCTGGCGCCCAGCAGCGGTCAGATTTCGGTTTTCTCGGCAAGAGTGAGGGCGTCCTCAATGTCCACACCCAAGTAGCGAACTGTGTTTTCGATTTTTGAATGGCCCAGCAGGATCTGGATCGCGCGGATGTTTCCGGTCGCCTTGTAGATTATCGAGGCTTTGGTGCGACGCAGCGAGTGAGTGCCATGCTCCTCGGGCCGCAATCCAATAGCTGCCACCCACTCATCAACAAGCCGAGCGTATTGTCGCGTGCTCAAGTGGCGAGCGGGATCAACTCGGCTCGGAAAGACAAAGTCCTCGACGTCACCGCCTCTGAGCTCCAGCCAGGCAAACAAGCTTGCACGCGCGTCAGCTGCGATCTCGAACTGGACTGGCCTACCTGTCTTTCGCTGCGTGATTGTTGCTCGCGTCCTGATGTCCGGACCGCTGACCAAATCGCCGATTTTCAGCTCAACGAGATCACAGCCTCGCAGCTTGCTATCAATCGCCAGATCGAACAGCGCTCGATCGCGAAAGCGCTCTTCGCGATCTAAGAAGAAACGGATCGCCCAGATCTGCTTCTGATTGAATGGACGCTTAGGCCCGATCTTCGCTCCAAAATTCCACGGCACTCGATTTTGAGCAGCGGGGTCAAAGTGTGAGTAGGTCATTTTCATTCTCCTTGGCCGGAATGGCCTCGAAGAATGTCTGCTTTCCGGAACTAAGATCTCGGATGCTTACGTCTTGGACTGGGGCGCATTGCTGACGTAAGAAACCGATGCTCGCGGCCGATATACCAGATTTGACCAAGGCATTTGCTTGCGTTTGCGGATTGCTTTGCCTTAGCCACGAACTCATGGCGATTGAATGGATCAAGGCAAATCTCGCACTGAAGTACGCCGCATATGGCGACGATGAGTATTCGGTTCGCAGGGCGATTATCGAACGGGCCAACGCCGGAATAATCGCTGCGAAGGCGCAGAAGCTCATTCTGGATGGCACTGAGGAAAGCAATCGGCGGATACCACCGGCATTCTGGCGCACCGATGACCTCAACGACGATTTAATTGAAGATTGGGAGCGAGGAGATTTCCAACGAAGTGACCGCTACCAGAATGATGAACAAGCGTTCGGAGTCAGCTTTGATTTCTTGGCGCTTTCAGAGCTAGTTCCGTCACATCGTCAAGCCGCTGCTATGCGGGAGATAAGCCTGTCTTCGAACCAAGATTGGATAAGTGCCCGCGACCTTCACAAGAAGATGCTTGAGCTTCACAATCCTGCCAATGCGGGAAGTGCAATTGTTGAGGCCTGCCAACTTGGCCACATTGCCGGCCGAGCTGAGAGAATGACCGGAGAGGAATCCAGTG
It encodes:
- a CDS encoding LysR family transcriptional regulator, which translates into the protein MDELWRFRQLITLAELGNFRRAADKLGITHGALSQTVAKFEEQYGTQLFERKKRKTTPTAYGERLLVAAHQSVELVSQARRDIALMENLKLGRLIIGVDTAITEGLLAPAMAALLAKFPELQFTTLEHNWRSMEGDLSRDRIDMFIGLSPDRHSDQFDYRNFPLVPPIFACRAGHPLTKKSTFEVSDLISYPYGGSEVPDWFLKQFVDAFPAQFESISSLREIFLTTHELGLLRQLLTNTDILGLLPEAVIRQEIHAGKVAVLSTLDQLMPVEVAGTIVTRQDRSLPPSAIHLSAIVEDMALRGFGAYQRLVR
- a CDS encoding tyrosine-type recombinase/integrase, which produces MTYSHFDPAAQNRVPWNFGAKIGPKRPFNQKQIWAIRFFLDREERFRDRALFDLAIDSKLRGCDLVELKIGDLVSGPDIRTRATITQRKTGRPVQFEIAADARASLFAWLELRGGDVEDFVFPSRVDPARHLSTRQYARLVDEWVAAIGLRPEEHGTHSLRRTKASIIYKATGNIRAIQILLGHSKIENTVRYLGVDIEDALTLAEKTEI